The following coding sequences are from one Paenarthrobacter ureafaciens window:
- a CDS encoding SRPBCC family protein — translation MATVNKSIEVDVPVSVAYNQWTQFESFPEFMNGVEAVRQFDDTALHFSTNVGGVKRDYNAQIIDQVPDSLVSWASVDGPRNGGSVTFEPLDAGRTRVNVEIVWEPETLAEKAGSAVGADSLRVGADLDKFKKFIEAQGHETGGWRGTISGGDVDEAGGPLV, via the coding sequence ATGGCTACCGTCAACAAATCAATTGAAGTAGATGTCCCTGTTTCCGTGGCCTACAACCAGTGGACCCAGTTTGAGAGCTTCCCGGAGTTCATGAACGGTGTGGAAGCCGTGCGGCAGTTCGATGACACGGCACTGCACTTCTCCACCAATGTGGGAGGCGTGAAGCGCGACTACAACGCCCAGATCATTGACCAGGTTCCGGACTCCCTGGTGAGCTGGGCCAGCGTGGACGGCCCCCGCAACGGCGGCTCGGTGACCTTCGAGCCGCTCGACGCCGGCAGGACCCGCGTCAACGTGGAAATCGTGTGGGAACCGGAAACGCTCGCCGAAAAGGCAGGGTCAGCCGTTGGAGCCGACAGTCTGCGCGTTGGCGCGGACCTGGACAAATTCAAGAAGTTCATTGAAGCCCAAGGGCACGAAACCGGGGGTTGGCGTGGCACCATCTCCGGCGGGGATGTAGATGAAGCCGGAGGACCGCTGGTCTGA
- a CDS encoding excisionase family DNA-binding protein, with translation MTVEPATPAYPHGSDAELARDALKVLRRAVDSHTDPRQPVEMTVADGGHLEMPGPAAELMIRILGKMAAGQGVTVIPMNAELTTQQAADLLNVSRPYLVRLLESGQIEFRKVGTHRRVMAESLYDYKRRALVAQKDAADELSALGQEMGLI, from the coding sequence ATGACCGTTGAGCCGGCAACTCCGGCGTATCCGCACGGAAGCGATGCTGAGCTGGCCCGTGACGCATTGAAGGTCCTGCGGAGGGCCGTGGACTCGCACACTGACCCGCGCCAGCCGGTTGAGATGACAGTGGCTGACGGTGGGCACCTGGAGATGCCCGGACCTGCAGCCGAACTGATGATTCGAATTCTGGGAAAGATGGCGGCCGGGCAAGGAGTCACCGTCATCCCGATGAATGCCGAACTGACGACTCAGCAAGCTGCGGATCTGCTCAACGTATCGCGTCCCTATTTGGTCCGGTTACTGGAATCAGGTCAGATCGAGTTCCGTAAGGTAGGCACACACCGCCGCGTGATGGCGGAGTCACTCTACGATTACAAACGCCGGGCTTTGGTGGCCCAGAAGGACGCTGCGGACGAGTTATCGGCGCTGGGACAGGAAATGGGGCTCATTTAG
- a CDS encoding MOSC domain-containing protein, protein MTAEYRYDVDVLHLLVSPAHAYFGRAREGAADVPTTDAPTAELVAGKGVVGDRFFGKAAHMDAAVTVFAVEALEAIAAELDSGPFDPLLTRRNVVIRGAELAPLLGHEFVLESGKDSVRLRAGRPAHPCAWMDQMLAPGAHKAMRGRGGVRCQVISGGFLHRGPATLVSPVPLNPARAGEASVLRPTRLP, encoded by the coding sequence ATGACCGCTGAGTACAGGTACGACGTCGACGTGCTTCACCTTTTGGTGTCGCCCGCGCATGCCTACTTTGGCAGGGCACGGGAGGGCGCCGCAGATGTTCCGACCACCGATGCACCGACTGCGGAGCTTGTTGCAGGCAAGGGCGTTGTTGGAGACCGTTTCTTTGGCAAAGCGGCGCACATGGATGCGGCCGTGACTGTGTTCGCGGTCGAGGCGCTCGAGGCTATTGCTGCGGAACTCGATTCCGGCCCGTTTGATCCCCTGCTGACCCGGCGGAATGTGGTGATCCGCGGCGCCGAGCTGGCACCCCTGCTGGGCCACGAATTTGTCCTCGAGTCGGGCAAGGATTCCGTCCGTTTGAGAGCCGGCCGCCCCGCCCACCCCTGCGCGTGGATGGACCAGATGTTGGCTCCCGGCGCCCACAAAGCCATGCGCGGAAGGGGCGGAGTAAGGTGCCAAGTGATCTCCGGCGGGTTCCTCCACCGTGGGCCCGCCACCCTGGTCAGCCCTGTCCCCCTGAACCCGGCCCGCGCCGGGGAAGCGTCCGTGCTGCGGCCCACCCGGCTGCCCTAG
- a CDS encoding ABC transporter ATP-binding protein produces the protein MLWKVLVRFLQPHQRLLVAVVVFQLAQSIASLYLPTLNADIIDQGVATSDTGYILRMGAVMLLITLLQIACAVIAVYFGAKAAMSLGRDLRDAIFGRVGEFSEQEVSRFGAASLITRSTNDVQQVQQLVLMSCTLMVAAPMLSIGGVIMAVRQDAQLSWLIAVAVPVLLVCVGLIVTRMVPLFRKMQVRIDAVNRVLREQLTGIRVVRAFVREDMESLRFGKANDDVTDVALRAGRLMALMFPVVMLVMNISSVAVIWFGSFRIEDGSMQVGTLIAFLSYLMQILMSVMMATFMAVMIPRASVSADRIGEVLGTDSSVQPPSNPVSLTGRRRGELEMRDVGFAYPGAEQPVLSGVSFTARAGQTTAIIGSTGAGKTTLVNLMPRLFDATSGSVRMDGVDVRELQPDHLWGHIGLVPQKPYLFSGTVRSNLLYGKPDATDDELWQALAVAQARDFVEEMDGGLDAPISQGGTNVSGGQRQRLAIARALVKQPELYIFDDSFSSLDTATDARLRRALKQHTQGATLVIIAQRVSSIADADRILVLDDGRIVGQGTHDELLETSETYREIVASQLAAEEAA, from the coding sequence ATGCTGTGGAAGGTCCTTGTTCGTTTCCTCCAGCCGCACCAGCGGCTGCTGGTCGCCGTCGTCGTTTTTCAGCTGGCCCAGTCCATCGCCTCGCTGTACCTGCCCACGCTCAATGCCGACATCATCGACCAGGGCGTCGCCACCAGCGACACCGGATACATCCTCCGCATGGGCGCGGTCATGCTGCTGATTACCCTGCTGCAGATCGCCTGCGCCGTGATTGCGGTGTACTTCGGCGCGAAGGCCGCAATGAGCCTTGGCCGCGACCTCCGGGACGCGATCTTCGGCAGGGTGGGGGAGTTCTCGGAGCAAGAGGTCAGCCGCTTTGGCGCGGCGTCCCTCATCACCCGCTCCACCAACGACGTCCAGCAGGTCCAGCAGTTGGTCCTCATGTCCTGCACCCTGATGGTCGCGGCGCCGATGCTGAGTATCGGCGGGGTGATCATGGCGGTTCGGCAAGATGCGCAACTGTCGTGGTTGATCGCCGTGGCGGTGCCGGTGCTGCTGGTTTGCGTCGGGCTGATCGTGACCCGGATGGTTCCGCTGTTCCGCAAAATGCAGGTCCGGATCGACGCCGTGAACAGGGTGCTCCGTGAGCAACTGACCGGTATCCGCGTGGTGCGGGCCTTCGTGCGGGAGGACATGGAATCGCTGCGGTTCGGCAAAGCGAACGACGACGTCACGGACGTTGCGCTGCGGGCCGGCCGGCTGATGGCGCTCATGTTCCCTGTGGTCATGCTGGTCATGAACATTTCCAGTGTGGCGGTGATCTGGTTCGGGTCGTTCCGGATCGAGGACGGCTCCATGCAGGTGGGCACTCTGATTGCGTTCCTGAGCTACCTTATGCAAATCCTCATGTCCGTCATGATGGCCACGTTCATGGCCGTGATGATCCCGCGTGCTTCCGTCTCAGCCGACCGCATCGGCGAGGTGCTGGGGACCGACTCAAGCGTCCAGCCGCCGTCGAACCCTGTGTCCCTCACCGGCCGCCGCAGGGGCGAGCTGGAAATGCGCGACGTCGGATTCGCCTACCCGGGTGCCGAACAGCCCGTCCTCAGCGGGGTGTCCTTCACCGCCCGGGCCGGCCAGACCACGGCGATCATCGGCAGCACCGGGGCAGGCAAGACCACCCTCGTGAACCTCATGCCGCGACTCTTCGACGCCACCTCGGGATCCGTCCGGATGGACGGCGTGGACGTCCGGGAACTGCAACCCGACCACCTGTGGGGGCACATCGGGTTGGTGCCGCAAAAGCCCTACCTGTTCTCCGGAACCGTCCGCAGCAACCTGCTTTACGGCAAACCGGACGCCACCGACGACGAACTGTGGCAAGCCCTCGCCGTCGCCCAAGCCCGCGACTTTGTTGAGGAAATGGACGGCGGGCTGGACGCCCCGATCTCCCAGGGCGGGACCAACGTATCCGGCGGTCAGCGGCAACGGCTCGCCATCGCCCGGGCACTGGTCAAACAGCCAGAACTCTACATCTTTGACGATTCGTTCTCGTCCCTGGACACTGCAACGGACGCCAGGCTGCGCCGCGCCCTCAAACAGCACACCCAGGGCGCCACGCTGGTGATCATCGCCCAGCGCGTGTCCAGCATCGCGGATGCTGACCGGATACTAGTGCTCGACGACGGCAGGATCGTTGGGCAGGGAACGCACGATGAGTTGTTGGAGACTTCCGAAACGTACCGGGAAATCGTGGCCTCCCAACTCGCAGCGGAGGAGGCGGCATGA
- a CDS encoding alpha/beta fold hydrolase — MNFAAAPDGTELAWTESGGGEPLLLIAGQATAMDGWGLTAELLSRFYRVIRFDHRGVGRSGQGQADRYSTRLLAADAVAVLDAAGVETADVYGHSMGGRIGQWLAIDFPERVRTLILAASSGGRSTDPGMRADPAALVSGDLVRLAPLFFDAEWAADHPEAVQTFFTSRASAWAKSRHFRASREHDAWSELGSILAPTLILHGTEDPLTPLPNAVALRRHIRGSVLVRVPGAGHGLHLDHPETVDWIQEFTTRKSR, encoded by the coding sequence GTGAACTTTGCTGCGGCCCCTGACGGAACCGAACTGGCGTGGACGGAGTCCGGCGGCGGGGAGCCATTGCTGTTGATCGCCGGTCAGGCGACGGCCATGGACGGTTGGGGCCTGACGGCGGAACTGTTGTCCCGCTTTTATCGCGTAATCCGCTTCGACCACCGTGGGGTTGGCCGCAGCGGGCAGGGGCAAGCTGATCGCTATTCCACCCGTTTGCTGGCTGCCGATGCGGTTGCTGTACTGGACGCCGCCGGGGTGGAGACTGCGGACGTATATGGGCACTCCATGGGTGGCCGGATAGGGCAGTGGCTCGCCATCGACTTCCCTGAGCGAGTGAGGACGTTGATCCTGGCTGCGAGCAGTGGAGGACGATCAACGGATCCGGGGATGCGGGCGGACCCGGCGGCCCTGGTGAGCGGCGACCTGGTACGGCTGGCCCCTTTGTTCTTCGATGCGGAGTGGGCTGCGGACCACCCCGAGGCGGTGCAAACGTTCTTCACGTCCAGGGCCTCGGCCTGGGCAAAGTCGCGTCATTTCAGGGCCAGCCGTGAGCATGACGCGTGGTCGGAACTGGGTTCCATCCTGGCTCCGACGTTGATTCTCCACGGGACGGAGGACCCGTTGACGCCGCTGCCGAACGCCGTTGCGCTCCGGCGACACATCCGGGGCTCAGTGCTGGTCCGCGTCCCGGGGGCAGGGCACGGCCTCCACCTGGACCACCCCGAAACCGTTGACTGGATCCAGGAGTTCACAACAAGGAAGAGCCGATAG
- a CDS encoding PIN domain-containing protein has translation MVFTVVYDANVLYPSALRDLLVRVAQSGLVQARWTEVILDETFRNLKANRPDLDGSKLDRTRKLMCDAVPDCLVTNYEPLEQMFAASPDAGDAHVMAAAMKAQAQVIVTKNLKHFPVGLLEPWGIEAKHPDDFLMDQFYLDAVELHVAVRNMSEAFRNPPLDVNDVLRRLEIEGLPQIPAALRR, from the coding sequence GTGGTCTTCACGGTCGTCTACGATGCCAATGTCCTTTACCCAAGCGCATTACGGGACCTCTTGGTGCGGGTAGCGCAGAGTGGCTTGGTGCAGGCCCGCTGGACGGAAGTCATCCTGGACGAGACTTTTCGAAACCTTAAAGCCAATAGACCTGACCTTGACGGTTCCAAGCTGGACCGCACGCGAAAACTGATGTGTGATGCCGTTCCGGACTGCCTTGTAACCAACTACGAACCACTGGAACAGATGTTTGCAGCGTCTCCGGATGCAGGCGATGCCCATGTGATGGCTGCGGCAATGAAGGCGCAAGCCCAGGTCATCGTCACGAAGAATTTGAAGCACTTCCCAGTCGGGCTCCTGGAACCCTGGGGCATTGAGGCCAAGCACCCGGACGATTTCCTCATGGATCAGTTCTATTTGGACGCTGTGGAACTACACGTCGCGGTGCGGAATATGTCCGAAGCTTTCCGGAACCCTCCGTTGGACGTCAATGATGTTTTGAGACGGCTTGAGATCGAGGGCCTACCGCAGATTCCGGCGGCGTTGAGACGCTGA
- a CDS encoding alpha/beta fold hydrolase, with protein MAYITVGNENSTEIELYYEDHGAGQPVVLIHGYPLDGSSWEKQTTALLDAGYRVITYDRRGFGKSSKPTVGYDYDTFAADLKAVLETLDLNDAVLVGFSMGTGEVARYISTYGSGRVAKAVFLGSLEPFLLKTDDNPDGVPQDVFDGIAQAVKADRYAFFTDFFKNFYNSDTFLGTDRLSQELVDASWNLAANSGAFASVAAQPTWLTDFRADIPTIDVPALIVHGTADNILPIDVTGRRFKDALPSAEYVEIEGAPHGFLWTHGAEINEALLGFLKK; from the coding sequence TTGGCTTACATCACCGTCGGAAACGAAAACAGCACTGAGATTGAGCTCTACTACGAGGACCACGGGGCGGGGCAGCCTGTGGTGCTGATCCACGGCTATCCCTTGGACGGATCGTCATGGGAGAAGCAGACAACGGCCCTCCTTGACGCCGGCTACAGGGTGATCACCTATGACCGCCGCGGCTTCGGGAAGTCCAGCAAGCCCACGGTCGGCTACGACTACGACACCTTCGCAGCCGACCTCAAAGCGGTCCTGGAAACCCTCGACCTCAACGACGCCGTACTGGTGGGGTTCTCCATGGGAACCGGCGAGGTTGCCCGCTACATCAGCACCTACGGTTCAGGCCGCGTGGCCAAGGCTGTGTTCCTCGGCTCCCTGGAACCGTTCCTCTTGAAGACCGACGACAATCCGGATGGCGTCCCGCAGGATGTCTTCGATGGCATCGCCCAGGCCGTCAAGGCTGATCGCTACGCCTTCTTCACGGATTTCTTCAAGAACTTCTACAACAGCGACACCTTCCTGGGCACCGACCGCCTCAGCCAGGAATTGGTCGATGCGAGCTGGAACCTGGCAGCAAATTCGGGTGCATTCGCATCAGTTGCCGCACAGCCCACGTGGCTCACTGATTTCCGCGCGGATATCCCCACAATCGATGTCCCCGCTTTGATCGTTCACGGCACTGCGGACAATATCCTGCCCATCGATGTCACCGGCCGCCGATTCAAGGATGCACTTCCCAGCGCCGAATACGTGGAAATCGAGGGGGCGCCGCACGGTTTCCTCTGGACGCACGGAGCAGAAATCAACGAAGCCCTTCTGGGGTTCCTCAAAAAGTAG
- a CDS encoding oxidoreductase, producing MTTWLITGCSTGLGQALAKAVLEKGHNAVVTARDTATLQDLTTGFPTTALAVGLDVTDATQVANAVKKAEDRFGGVDVLVNNAGYGYRAAVEEGDGEDVRALFDTNVFGPVSMIKAVLPGMRARRSGAIVNISSIGARICPPGSGYYAASKAALEGISGSMQKELAPLGISVTAVEPGGFRTDFARRSLTQSAEAIDDYADTAGKRRKENDTVHGTQPGDPDKAAQVIIDAVEAEETPAFLLLGADALYAYDAVEEAMRAEVERWRERSGSTGYTE from the coding sequence ATGACTACCTGGCTTATTACCGGTTGCTCAACAGGCCTCGGCCAGGCCTTGGCGAAAGCCGTGCTCGAGAAGGGCCACAACGCGGTGGTCACCGCACGTGACACCGCAACCCTGCAGGACCTCACCACTGGATTCCCGACGACGGCCCTCGCCGTGGGGCTCGATGTCACCGACGCCACCCAGGTTGCCAATGCCGTGAAGAAGGCGGAGGACCGGTTCGGCGGCGTTGATGTGCTGGTCAATAACGCCGGATACGGTTACCGTGCGGCCGTCGAAGAGGGCGATGGGGAGGATGTCAGGGCCCTTTTCGACACCAACGTGTTCGGCCCCGTATCCATGATCAAAGCGGTGCTTCCCGGCATGCGTGCACGGCGGTCCGGGGCCATTGTGAACATCTCCTCAATAGGCGCCCGGATTTGCCCTCCCGGTTCCGGTTACTACGCCGCTTCCAAGGCCGCGCTGGAAGGTATCTCGGGGTCAATGCAGAAGGAGCTGGCGCCGCTGGGAATCTCGGTCACAGCGGTGGAGCCGGGCGGATTCCGCACGGACTTTGCCCGGCGTTCCCTGACGCAGTCCGCGGAGGCCATCGATGACTATGCTGACACCGCCGGAAAGCGCCGCAAGGAAAACGACACCGTTCACGGTACCCAGCCCGGCGACCCGGACAAGGCTGCGCAGGTGATCATCGACGCCGTTGAAGCCGAAGAGACGCCCGCCTTCCTGTTGTTGGGAGCGGACGCCCTGTATGCCTACGACGCCGTTGAAGAAGCAATGCGGGCCGAGGTGGAGCGCTGGCGGGAACGGAGCGGGAGCACCGGTTACACAGAGTAA
- a CDS encoding PRC-barrel domain-containing protein, producing the protein MILTDMLGIDVLDSNGKRLGEVSDVRFALDAAPGPLLSKARLVGIIVSPRTASSFLGFERQNLTQPWPVAQLLRWRHRGSFLVLWEDIALMGPKSVRLRSDFTPYESGLTW; encoded by the coding sequence ATGATCCTGACTGACATGCTGGGAATTGACGTGCTGGACAGCAACGGAAAGCGGCTCGGCGAGGTGTCGGACGTCCGTTTCGCGCTGGATGCTGCTCCCGGCCCGCTGCTGAGCAAGGCGCGGCTGGTGGGGATCATTGTCAGTCCCCGCACGGCGTCGTCCTTCTTGGGATTCGAGCGGCAGAACCTCACCCAGCCGTGGCCGGTAGCCCAACTGCTCCGGTGGCGGCACCGCGGTTCGTTCCTGGTGCTGTGGGAGGACATTGCGCTGATGGGGCCGAAGTCCGTGCGGCTGCGGTCCGACTTCACCCCTTACGAATCCGGCCTGACGTGGTAG
- a CDS encoding CYTH and CHAD domain-containing protein, with product MAKSTVEVERKFDVEPSTPLPDLTAIDGVSRVGEPVTHRLEAVYFDTKDLALASYGMTLRRRTGGPDAGWHLKLPKGPGQRTEIHAALGRPEILPDDILARILACTRGHAVAPVATVNTSRTSIGLYAEDGRAIAEFVDDHVEAEVSFNDSTARTWREWELELNHNPGDDAAAALFEAAAGILTNTGARPSERTSKLATALAGHLPRPKGSGREVPERKGPAVVPVLDYLDQQVARMLRRDAHVRMNADDSVHQLRSVTRRIRSVLHSYRKFFKAGPVDELEAGLKSLAQTLGRYRDAEVLHRRLRESLDELPGRLVLGPLAAELDERMKVRKDTALTAIRSRMDSPGYFRLLDQLEAFVEEPPVAPEVMPGAGKATAKRVNKAAKRLAERHDAAVAAAVGPSRDKAFHEVRKAAKKLRFAAAAAESIHGKQASKIADMAHRIQTILGEHQDSAVARTELLKLGSAPGMGNAAFTYGVLHARERTAADAVQQEYLRLGKKVRKLRIT from the coding sequence ATGGCCAAGTCCACTGTGGAAGTGGAGCGGAAGTTCGACGTCGAACCGTCAACGCCGCTGCCTGACCTGACAGCCATCGACGGCGTCTCCAGGGTAGGCGAGCCGGTGACGCACCGGCTTGAGGCCGTCTATTTCGACACCAAAGACCTCGCCCTCGCCTCCTACGGGATGACGCTCCGGCGTCGTACCGGAGGACCGGACGCCGGATGGCACCTTAAGCTGCCCAAGGGACCCGGGCAGCGCACGGAAATACATGCTGCGTTGGGCCGGCCGGAGATCCTCCCGGATGACATCCTGGCCAGGATCCTTGCCTGCACCCGTGGCCATGCCGTGGCACCCGTGGCCACTGTGAACACCAGCCGCACCAGCATCGGCCTGTACGCGGAAGACGGCAGGGCGATTGCCGAGTTCGTCGATGACCACGTCGAGGCCGAGGTGTCTTTCAACGATTCCACCGCCCGCACGTGGCGTGAGTGGGAACTGGAGCTGAACCACAATCCGGGCGACGACGCCGCGGCAGCACTTTTTGAAGCTGCCGCCGGGATACTTACGAATACCGGCGCGCGCCCCAGCGAACGCACGTCCAAACTCGCGACCGCGCTGGCCGGACACTTGCCCCGTCCCAAGGGGAGCGGCCGCGAGGTCCCCGAACGTAAGGGACCGGCCGTTGTGCCCGTCCTCGACTACCTTGACCAGCAAGTGGCCAGGATGCTCCGGCGGGATGCCCACGTCAGGATGAACGCTGATGATTCCGTCCACCAGCTACGGTCCGTCACCCGGCGGATCCGGTCGGTGCTCCACAGCTACCGCAAGTTCTTCAAAGCCGGCCCGGTGGACGAGTTGGAAGCGGGCTTGAAATCGCTCGCCCAAACTCTGGGCCGGTACAGGGACGCCGAGGTGCTCCATCGGCGGCTGCGGGAATCGCTGGATGAATTGCCGGGAAGGCTTGTGCTGGGCCCCTTGGCGGCAGAGCTGGACGAACGCATGAAGGTTCGGAAGGACACTGCCCTGACGGCCATCCGATCCCGGATGGACAGTCCTGGATACTTCCGGCTGCTGGACCAATTGGAGGCCTTCGTCGAGGAGCCTCCTGTCGCGCCCGAGGTCATGCCCGGTGCGGGCAAAGCAACGGCCAAGCGCGTCAACAAGGCTGCCAAACGCCTCGCCGAACGCCACGACGCAGCGGTTGCCGCCGCCGTCGGGCCTTCCCGTGACAAGGCCTTCCACGAAGTCCGGAAGGCAGCCAAGAAGTTGCGCTTTGCGGCTGCGGCGGCAGAAAGCATCCACGGCAAGCAGGCATCGAAGATCGCTGATATGGCCCACCGGATACAGACCATCTTGGGTGAACACCAGGACAGTGCCGTAGCCCGGACTGAACTGTTGAAGCTCGGCTCCGCTCCCGGCATGGGCAACGCCGCATTTACCTACGGAGTTCTCCACGCCAGGGAACGGACGGCAGCGGACGCGGTCCAGCAGGAGTATCTCCGGCTGGGAAAGAAAGTCCGCAAACTCAGGATCACTTAG
- a CDS encoding ABC transporter ATP-binding protein translates to MSTAVRGPQRPPMGPGRGGPFAGMNVPAEKASNFGASAKRLLGTLHPERVWLALVLMFAVVSVALNVIGPRLLGEGTNLIFAGVVSKELPAGVSKEAVIAGLRAAGENTKADMLSAMPLTPGVGIDFGALSSVLLWTLVLYVLAAAFGWIQAYILNGVVQRTVYRLRERIEAKIHRLPLKYFDKIQRGELLSRVTNDVDNISQSLQQSISQVVSSLLTVLGVLVMMFILSPLLALIALITIPLTLGITVLIAKRSQKLFVAQWKNTGELNGHIEETYTGHALVKVFGRQDEVQQKFRDKNSELFQASFGAQFVSGLIMPAMTFIGNLVYVAIAVVGGLQVASGGMQLGDVQAFIQYSRQFTMPLAQLGSMANMLQSGVASAERVFELLDEEEESPEPVGSASGPGRGRLVFENVSFSYSPDKPLITGLNLVAEPGQSIAIVGPTGAGKTTLVNLMMRFYELDGGRITLDGVDISTMSRQELRSRMGMVLQDTWLFGGTIRDNIAYGRPDASEASIVEAAQATYVDRFVRSLPEGYNTLLDDEGSNVSAGEKQLLTIARAFLSRPSVLILDEATSSVDTRTEVLVQKAMNALRSDRTSFVIAHRLSTIRDADLILVMESGQIVEQGTHSELLSAGGAYSRLYEAQFAAPAAEV, encoded by the coding sequence ATGAGTACAGCTGTCCGCGGTCCGCAGCGTCCCCCGATGGGGCCGGGCAGGGGCGGGCCGTTCGCCGGCATGAACGTCCCGGCCGAGAAGGCGTCCAACTTCGGCGCCTCCGCCAAGCGCCTGCTGGGAACCCTGCATCCCGAACGGGTCTGGCTTGCCCTGGTCCTGATGTTCGCCGTTGTCAGCGTGGCCCTGAACGTCATTGGCCCACGGCTGCTTGGCGAAGGCACCAACCTGATCTTTGCCGGCGTCGTCTCCAAGGAACTGCCCGCCGGCGTTTCCAAAGAAGCCGTGATCGCAGGGCTCCGCGCCGCCGGCGAGAACACTAAGGCCGACATGCTCAGCGCCATGCCCCTGACACCCGGCGTCGGCATCGACTTCGGCGCGCTGTCCTCGGTACTGCTCTGGACGCTCGTGCTGTATGTCCTGGCCGCGGCGTTCGGTTGGATCCAGGCGTACATCCTCAACGGCGTCGTCCAAAGGACCGTCTACCGGCTGCGCGAACGGATCGAAGCGAAAATCCACAGGCTGCCGCTGAAGTACTTCGACAAAATCCAGCGCGGCGAGCTCCTCAGCCGGGTGACCAACGACGTCGACAACATCTCCCAAAGCCTCCAACAATCCATCAGCCAAGTAGTCTCCTCCCTGCTGACCGTGCTGGGGGTGCTGGTGATGATGTTCATCCTTTCCCCGCTGCTGGCGCTGATTGCCCTCATCACTATTCCCCTGACCCTCGGGATTACTGTGTTGATCGCCAAGCGTTCCCAAAAGCTCTTCGTGGCCCAGTGGAAGAACACCGGCGAACTCAACGGCCACATTGAGGAGACCTACACCGGACACGCTTTGGTGAAGGTGTTCGGCCGGCAGGACGAGGTACAGCAGAAGTTCCGGGACAAGAATTCCGAGCTCTTCCAGGCAAGTTTCGGTGCCCAGTTCGTCAGCGGACTGATCATGCCTGCCATGACGTTCATCGGAAACCTCGTCTACGTGGCCATTGCCGTGGTGGGTGGCCTGCAAGTGGCTTCCGGCGGAATGCAGCTCGGCGACGTGCAGGCATTCATCCAGTACTCGCGGCAATTCACCATGCCGCTTGCGCAGCTCGGATCCATGGCGAACATGCTGCAATCCGGTGTGGCCTCAGCCGAACGCGTTTTCGAATTGCTCGACGAAGAGGAAGAATCGCCCGAGCCTGTTGGTTCTGCTTCCGGTCCGGGACGGGGCCGGCTCGTGTTCGAGAACGTCTCCTTCAGCTACTCGCCGGACAAGCCTCTCATCACCGGGCTCAACCTGGTGGCCGAGCCGGGGCAAAGCATCGCCATTGTTGGGCCTACAGGTGCGGGCAAGACAACATTGGTGAACCTCATGATGCGCTTCTACGAGCTCGACGGCGGCAGGATTACCCTGGACGGCGTGGACATCTCCACCATGTCCCGGCAGGAACTGCGCTCGCGGATGGGCATGGTGCTGCAGGATACGTGGCTGTTCGGCGGGACAATCCGGGACAACATTGCCTATGGCCGGCCCGATGCTTCGGAAGCATCGATCGTGGAGGCTGCGCAGGCCACCTATGTTGACCGCTTTGTGCGCTCGCTGCCCGAGGGGTACAACACCCTGTTGGACGATGAGGGCAGCAACGTCTCGGCAGGGGAGAAGCAGTTGCTCACCATCGCCCGGGCCTTCCTGTCACGCCCTTCAGTGCTGATCCTGGATGAGGCAACAAGTTCCGTGGACACCCGTACCGAGGTGTTGGTCCAGAAGGCCATGAATGCCCTGCGCTCGGACCGCACCAGCTTTGTCATCGCGCACAGGCTCTCCACGATCCGGGACGCCGACCTCATCCTGGTCATGGAGTCCGGGCAGATCGTGGAGCAGGGGACCCACTCGGAGCTTCTCTCCGCCGGTGGCGCGTACTCCCGGCTGTACGAAGCCCAGTTCGCGGCGCCGGCTGCGGAGGTGTGA
- a CDS encoding NUDIX domain-containing protein, giving the protein MSIRSAGILLYRRSAENGLELWIAHMGGPFWARKDQHAWSIPKGEFADDEDPLVAARREFTEEIGSPPPDAEYHLLGIFRQPSGKLITAFAAEAPAFQPEEVVSNTFPMEWPKGSGTIKEFPEIDDAQWIDEATARTKLVKGQLPIVDALVAHLNA; this is encoded by the coding sequence ATCAGTATCCGAAGCGCAGGGATCCTGCTTTACAGGCGGTCCGCGGAGAATGGCTTGGAACTCTGGATTGCCCACATGGGCGGCCCTTTCTGGGCCCGCAAGGACCAGCACGCCTGGTCCATCCCGAAGGGTGAATTCGCAGACGACGAAGACCCGTTGGTTGCTGCCCGGCGCGAGTTCACGGAGGAGATCGGGTCACCCCCGCCGGACGCGGAGTACCACCTACTGGGCATCTTCCGGCAACCCTCCGGCAAACTCATCACAGCCTTCGCTGCGGAGGCCCCGGCTTTCCAGCCGGAGGAAGTGGTGAGCAACACCTTCCCCATGGAATGGCCCAAAGGCTCCGGTACCATCAAGGAGTTCCCCGAGATCGACGACGCCCAATGGATCGACGAGGCAACAGCACGCACCAAGCTGGTCAAGGGTCAGCTGCCCATTGTGGATGCCCTGGTTGCGCACCTCAATGCTTGA